The nucleotide window CCTGTTCATTTCCATGTCATAAAAATCTAGCTATGACTAATTTGACTAATTTCTCAGACAAATTCCTTATCACCCTGTCATCCTGGAGGTCTTAAAATGAActtatatatacattcattcattcattgtctgaaactgcttatccagttcagggtcgcgctgggtctggagccttcccggaattgaacttctatatatttttcatattcagGTGATTAAATGCCAGGCCCTCTGTCTCTAGACTGGTATTTTGTTGGAGTGGATGTGGGCAGTGGCAGCGTGCGAGCAGCCCTGGTGACCTGTGATGGACGTATTAAAGCCACAGCGGAGGAGTCCATTACAATGTGGACCCCTCAGTCTGACCATTATGAACAATCTTCAGTGGACATTTGGAACAAATGCTGCAATACGGTTAAGGTagaaacacactgaacacagacaggaCTGTGCACAGAAAGGAGCCATTGCTTGAAAAAAAGAGTACTCTTTGAAACTCTCTGTTTACATTTGGAGTCTCATAATCTGATATTGTACTTTCTTGTGATAAACTATGGTTCTTTTAATATATGTAATATCTagtaaaatacattaattatgaTAATTCTTTTTGGAGACTTTCTAATTCTGTAGAGATTCTTGTAGTGTTACTATAGATCTTTACCATAAGGAAGGTTTTCATTTCCAGTAATCAGGAATTAAATACATTCCTTATAATGGTAAAATTGTTCACCTGATTTACCTTCTCTATGTTCATATAATAGTTATCTATTAACTCAATTACTGTTCAGAACACTATGTTTGAAAAATGATCTGGTATAGTGCTAAGTGCTGGTAGCAGTGCTGCTTTTAACAGTTTACCCATTCACTGGCTGTTGTGTTACCTTGCTCTTTCATGCAAAGTCAGACACAGTAACTCGTGTAGCTGCACAATTTGTTTCAGTTGTccactagtccttcatcagtggtcagtgaATGCTGCACACAGGAcgcattaacacaccaccaacacgtcagtgtcCCACACTGCAGTTACACCTGTGTAATGTAATTCCAAGGTCTGAATTTCTGCTTATATGCCAAGTCAAATTCAGCCATATAATCTAAAATATCATAAACctgaagattaaaaaaaataataattatagtaTCGAAAACATTGattttaaatggtttatttATGCTTCAAACACCTGAGTGGGAGACCACATTTATGTTTCATTTATACTGTGTTTGTTGTAGAAAGTAACAGAAGGTGTTGAGAAAGATAGTGTGCGAGGGATTGGATTTGATGCCACATGTTCTTTGGTGGTTTTGGACCAGAACTTCCAGCCTGTGGCCGTCAACAAAGATGGTGAGCAGCTAAAGACTTTCAGAGTGTTTTTCAGGTGCTGAACTTGTAATATACTTGTAAATCCTGGGGCAGGATCATTTGCTGTTAAATGATCACAGACTGCTCTTAACAGATTAGTTCTACCTATAAACTCTACCTTAAAACAACTGCTGAAGGATGCCCCCCCCCAGTAACATGAATATAAAAGATTTTTACTTAGAGCCAGTCTTTCTCCCTTTGTGTTTCTAAGTAACCAATATACACTGTATGTCCAACATTTTGTAGGCACCTCGATAAATTAATTCAACAAAATTTAACATACATTCTGGACATAGACTTCCCATTGTGCAGTGCAGATTGTGTAATGTCCAAATAAATCCATTATATATGGTCATATATAATGACCATaaatggagcagctgtacatgagcttaTGATCACTGTGCCTAATTCCAAGCATTAACTACAGAGGTTTAGACCCCACagcactgaacactggagcagtGTTGGATGGGGATGGAGCTCCTTTCCAATACATGTGAGTTGTAGAGGTCTGTATGATTCAGGACTAATCATCCATCAGTATTATCTGACATCACTATGTTCTCATGGCTAAACGCCATCACTCTCAAATACTCTCAAATATATTCCCACATTAAGTGCAAAGCCTTGTTAAAAGTGTTGAGGCtgtttactgcagcaaagcaaTACCCTACATTTCAGAAGAATTGTTGGATAGGCAGATATTTGTGACCACAAACATTTTGTCATATAATATAtaagttttattttatcttaatgAATTTCAGGAGTTAAAGAGAGGAACATTGTGATGTGGATGGATCACAGGGCGCTAGAACAGGCTTCTCGTATCACTGCCACTGGGCACAAGGTCCTGGGCAACGTCGGTGGTGTGATGTCTCCTGAAATGCAGCCTCCCAAATTGCTGTGGTTGAAAGAGGTCAGCTACTTCAGACTGAACAGCAGACATAAACACTCTTGTAGATGGGTTTACTATGCTGGTTAGTacattaagttttttttttctcccagaTTCCTTTATTATCTTTTCATCTTGCTTGATCAGAATCTGAGGGAAAGCTGCTGGAAAGAAGCTGCACACTTCTTTGACCTCCCAGATTTCTTGTCTTGGAAAGCGACAGGCTCTCTGTCAAGGTGAGCTTGAccaacactgaaaaaaatcagTGCCATTGCTAGTGATTGCCTGAATCGTTTAAGGGAtttacagcgccctccataattattggcacctctagttaaaatgtgttaagagccttaaaataaatattttttttattgcagaagcaaaaaacaatttgctgaaaaaaattaagattaagtgctgtcttgttggcaaaaggaggttgtacaagGTACTAACACCAGAGTGCCAATAATTGGGGCACACATGATTTCgttcaaaagatttatttcttaatgtgtgatttttttccccgccaaataaaggcacttgaaccaggggtgccaataattatggggGGTGCTGTAATTTAATCATTGAACTTTTATGTTGGAATTTATCCCCAACTGAATAATAATGGGTTTAAATTCAATATTGTGAAATAAAAtcaggaaaaaacaaaatgtctcctgggtttggagacatttctacattaagtgatcagaaacagccaAAATTTCGGGTtaatgattttcaatgtttagtgtcctctccattgtctaaaaatactccggatgcctctgccatgaccagagagagagactagcatagTGGAccgagacagtttgtttttttactcatttacagacactggggctttgtaaacatatTAGATTGGTTTCTaccacacaaacagactggagagctagcaaatggtaaggtgaattttataaaaagcgtTTTTTGATTATAATTGTGAACATTGCTGTTAAattgtctaaaccaaaacttaCATATTTTTGGATACAGTATTACCCCTAAGAACGTAACAAATCAATGCAGCACaactaaaaacaaatgtagTGACAAATAATTTTTCTTACCATCCGtctttttcaaactacttaatttttggttatgttttgttgcataaaatgacaattatcatttttaatactacaaaagagttaccataaaattacagaagCGTGGGAGGTTGTTTGAATTGTGAACTACAGTTGTAcgtaacacacacaaatgatattttaaataatttgtacACCTCGGATATACACTACCTTGCAAATGAAGTCACACATAATAATATTTAACACACAATTTTCATGTTATCAGCTCCAACTGCACATTGTATTCCTACAAACTCTAATCACTTGGGAGTTCAGAGTAATCTTTTAGCTTCCTttgaccctgttcttcagtggtcaggactcTACAGGACCTCAGGTATAGGTAATTGTAACCACAGCACAGGTAAAGGTAATTGTAATAGTTTTGTTCAAATATATGCTCACTGGATACATTGGACTAGGAGTGTAGAAAGAAAGaagatattttaatattttgaaaggTATATATTTTTGAGTTGTGGAAGTGGTTGAAATACCTTCAATCTTCACTGCATTTCTCAGTATTCTCCATAGAGAGGCACTactattttaaagttttgatacATAACCAGGACCAGTATTAATACACTGTATAGCCTTGAATGATGACAGGTTGATGAAATAGATCATCTTATTGGTAAGGACAGTATATTTGAACACCCCTAATTTATCTCTGCCTCAACATCCCTCCACAATGCTTTAGATCGTTATGCACATTGGTGTGTAAGTGGACATACTCGCCCCCAGATGGATGGGACGACAGCTTCTGGACCACCATTGGTTTAGAGGACCTGCTTGAAAACAAACATTCCAAAATTGGTAAGAGTACATCACGTTTGCACTGTACTGATTTTACATGGTGATTGCTTTTTTCAAATCAGGAATATGGTACACTATCTGTAAATGAAGTCTTTCATAGTCCAAAACATCAAAATCATCTCTGTTTGGTGTCACAACCATGAAGATGTTTACATATGGCACTTTACCTGCACCATATCATTTTAAGTCATATACAGTATGGTTGAGTTGATGAAGTTGAAGACACAGATGACTATTAAACACCGTGTCATGGTGCTGTTCCTGGCTTTTGGGAAGCACATGGATCATTGCAGCCTTTAAGGGATCTCCATATTCAAAAGGAACATGTTTTTACTAGTTACATAAGCATTGTTTTTCTGCCTTTTTTCCAGGAGAGCAGACTTGCTGTCCAGGTAGGCCTGTTGGAGAAGGCCTCACTCAAGAAGCAGCTAAGGACTTGGGCCTGACTCCAGGAACAGCTGTGGGGGCATCTCTTATTGATGCCCATGCAGGAGGGTTGGGTGAGTGGGCAGTTAGATGGAGGCTGTCAGGGTGCACCCTTAAGTAGCTACATGTTGTGTGTCTACATTTTAAGATGAGCTTTTGGAACCTCAGAGATTAAATGaacttttaaaagaaatattatCACTGTCAGTAGTTAACAAAAGCTAGTGATCGTTATGTAAATATTAGTTTcacatattgaaatatttatgtGTAAATTTGACTTTTTCTTATCTAGGAGTGATTGGAGCAGATGTGACCGGGCACCGCCTCCCCTGTGAAAACCAGCCAATCACGTCTCGCATGGCTCTAATCTGTGGAACATCCTCATGTCATATGGCTGTAAGCTCTGCCTCTCATTGACCctaaacataacattttatacaaCTGGAGACACTCTAAGATTTATCTGCATTGGGTTTATGTgaatgagtaaatgtgtgtgtgtgtgtgtgtgtgtgtgtgtgtgtgcatgctttcTCATTTCTCTATGTATCTGTGTGCTGCAGGTGAGTCAGAAGCCTCTGTTTGTTCCCGGTGTGTGGGGTCCTTATCTCTCTGCCATGATTCCAGGCCTTTGGCTCAATGAAGGTGGACAGAGCGCTACTGGTGGACTGGTCAGTCTCATTCACTCCAACACAGTCCACTATGTGTTCAGTCCATCTTAGTACACTTTTGTTATAGCTCAAAAATCGGTCCAGTTAGTCTGACATATCTTAATCTAAATTAGTTTAGCTCACTCAAGTTTATTCAATGTATTATAAAGCCAATAtatagggtgggccatttatatggatacaccttaataaaatgttacgttaaaaccaagcacactattgtttttcttgtgaaattcccaataagtttgatgtgtcacatgaccttcttcccattaaaaaaacaaaagttggatgcaaaatggccgacttcaaaatggccgccatggtcaccacccatcttgaaaagtttcccccctcccatatactaatgtgccacaaacaggaacttaatatcaccaaccattcccattttattaaggtgtatccatataaatggcccaccctgtactgtAATGAACGGCCTGGATGGGCGGACGTTCCTGTGGAGGGAGCAATGAATGGTTGATAGCTAGATGCACAGCCCTCCGTACAGTGTGAAGCGAGGGAGACCATTCATTGGGCATAGGAGCACCCACACTCCACTCCATTCAGTATAATCCAGAATATCCGCAGCAGGCAAAGCAAAACAAGTTATAACCCAGTGCTAACCACCAGCCTGTTTACCCATTCACATCTtaattctctctccctcttacaTTGCAGCGTCCAAGCAATTAACCCAAAGTGTCTAAAAGTGACCTTTGCAGTACGTAGCCCACTTATGTCCAGTTCCTTCCAATATAGCCCAGCTGATTTCAGTTTAGTCGAACTCAGGACTGTTTAATATAGTTCAATGTAACTCAAGCCATTTTATTCAAGTTCAGTCTAGGTCAGTTAAAGGTCATAGTACAGCTAAGTCCTCTTTAGACAGAGTTTCGGTTCCTTAAAACAAGGGTTCTCAACCTATAAATGACACAGGAAGGCAGGGGGTATGGGTTTGtggggtgttgttttttttgctttcgTGGTAGTAAATTATAGTATactatattaaatattacagcCACAATAATCTGTAGCAGAACTGATTTGCTAACTCTATATGATTCTAGAAGATAAGCTGATCACAGTAAGATATAATATATGAGAGACAAGcagagtgtgtttttgtctAGTTGATTGCAAAAACACACTCTGCTTGTCTCTCATATATTATATCTTACTATGACCAGCTTATCTCCTAGAAACACCTAgatgccttcctggtgaggtgttctgggcatgtccaacggggaggaggccctggggaagaccaagaacacgctggagagactacgtgtcttgactggcctgggaacgcctctgTATAACCCTgaaggagctggaagcagttgctggggagagggaggtctgggtttctttactctgactgcttcccccgcgacccgaaCTCGGATAAGCTGTGgataatagatggatggatggaatgatTGCAAAGCCGTGTTTTAGTAGCTGTAAAAGCTTATGACCCAACTTCATAAAATTATGTGGATGGAAAAGCCAACAGCATCTATAGAATATTGTTACAAGTTCAGAGTGTACtgtcttcattttatttcacaaaaaTGGGACACCCAGTAATGTGAAAAGTGGCTAAATATGCTATTA belongs to Hoplias malabaricus isolate fHopMal1 chromosome 9, fHopMal1.hap1, whole genome shotgun sequence and includes:
- the fggy gene encoding FGGY carbohydrate kinase domain-containing protein, encoding MPGPLSLDWYFVGVDVGSGSVRAALVTCDGRIKATAEESITMWTPQSDHYEQSSVDIWNKCCNTVKKVTEGVEKDSVRGIGFDATCSLVVLDQNFQPVAVNKDGVKERNIVMWMDHRALEQASRITATGHKVLGNVGGVMSPEMQPPKLLWLKENLRESCWKEAAHFFDLPDFLSWKATGSLSRSLCTLVCKWTYSPPDGWDDSFWTTIGLEDLLENKHSKIGEQTCCPGRPVGEGLTQEAAKDLGLTPGTAVGASLIDAHAGGLGVIGADVTGHRLPCENQPITSRMALICGTSSCHMAVSQKPLFVPGVWGPYLSAMIPGLWLNEGGQSATGGLIDHMVKGHAAFPQLKEQAEKSGEHVYSFLNHYLNDMRKDQKHLDQLTSGLHVWPDFHGNRSPLADQSLKGMVVGLSLSHTLKDLALLYLATLQAIALGTRHILDAMREAGHDISTLFLCGGLSKNPLFVQMHANVTGLPVVLPAEREAVLVGAAVLGACASGDYSSIQEAMEKMARTGKVIQPNLELESFYRKKFAVFLRLVAHQREYAALMND